The following are encoded together in the Nitrospirota bacterium genome:
- a CDS encoding DUF5615 family PIN-like protein: MLKFVIDEDMPRSTAKVLRNRGYTVLDVRDCGLRGKSDDEVFRFAQKEKAIILTGDLGFGNILHFPVGSHFGIAIAHFPNEVSTSELNNQIIKAFNTLTEADFNGNLIILEPSKIRIRRK, encoded by the coding sequence ATGCTTAAGTTTGTAATTGACGAGGACATGCCCCGGTCAACAGCAAAGGTTTTAAGGAATAGAGGTTATACGGTCCTTGATGTGAGGGATTGTGGTTTAAGAGGAAAAAGCGATGATGAGGTATTTAGATTCGCTCAAAAAGAAAAGGCTATTATTTTAACTGGTGATTTAGGTTTTGGAAACATTTTGCACTTTCCTGTTGGCAGTCATTTCGGAATTGCCATTGCTCATTTTCCTAATGAAGTGTCCACTTCAGAATTGAACAATCAAATAATCAAAGCCTTTAATACCCTCACTGAAGCAGATTTTAATGGAAATCTTATTATTCTTGAACCAAGTAAAATTAGAATCAGAAGGAAATAA